From the genome of Periplaneta americana isolate PAMFEO1 chromosome 15, P.americana_PAMFEO1_priV1, whole genome shotgun sequence, one region includes:
- the LOC138714850 gene encoding uncharacterized protein: MKREKKRRKSTKSCRKKKRRRWTRNRNIMKREKKMESTKSWRKKKRRRWTRNRKIMKREKKRKSTKSWRNKKRRRWTRNRNIMKREKKMESTKSWRKKKRRRWTRNRKIMKREKKGRKSTKSWRKKRNRRRTRNRKIMKREKKGGKSTKSWRKKKSRKWTRNKIMKRGKKGRKSTKSWRKKKSRRRTRNRKIMKREKKGRKSRKSWRKKKSRKWTRNRKIMKREKEVEEKHKELKEEKEQEMDKKREDDEEKKEKKEEHKELKEEKQQEMNEK; encoded by the coding sequence atgaagagagaaaagaagaggaggaagagcaCAAAGAGctgcagaaagaaaaagagaCGGAGATGGACGAGAAATAGGAACATCatgaagagagaaaagaagatgGAGAGCACAAAGAGctggagaaagaaaaagagacggAGATGGACGAGAAATAGGAAGATCatgaagagagaaaagaagaggaagagcaCAAAGAGCtggagaaacaaaaagagacggAGATGGACGAGAAATAGGAACATCatgaagagagaaaagaagatgGAGAGCACAAAGAGctggagaaagaaaaagagaaggagatgGACGAGAAATAGGAAGATCatgaagagagaaaagaaggGGAGAAAGAGCACAAAGAGCTGGAGAAAGAAAAGGAATAGAAGACGGACGAGAAATAGGAAGATCatgaagagagaaaagaaggGGGGAAAGAGCACAAAGAGCTGGAGAAAGAAAAAGAGTAGGAAATGGACGAGAAATAAGATCATGAAGAGAGGAAAGAAGGGGAGAAAGAGCACAAAGAGCTGGAGAAAGAAAAAGAGTAGGAGACGGACAAGAAATAGGAAGATCatgaagagagaaaagaaggGGAGAAAGAGCAGAAAGAGCTGGAGAAAGAAAAAGAGTAGGAAATGGACGAGAAATAGGAAGATcatgaagagagaaaaagaagtaGAGGAAAAACACAAAGAGTTGAAGGAAGAAAAAGAGCAGGAAATGGACAAGAAACGGGAAGATGatgaagagaaaaaagagaagaaagaagagcaCAAAGAGCTGAAGGAAGAAAAACAGCAGGAGATGAATGAGAAATAG